The proteins below come from a single Sander lucioperca isolate FBNREF2018 chromosome 20, SLUC_FBN_1.2, whole genome shotgun sequence genomic window:
- the LOC116060200 gene encoding hyaluronidase PH-20-like isoform X3, which yields MYEYLQVPGQFLSLFYTDRLGLYPHVDLTSRKQFNGGIPQRGNLKASINKARADINYYIPSKTSRGLAVIDWEEWRPLWDRNWGPKRIYQTLSVAHLMQTNRSLTVQQATEKAKQHFQVAAKSFMSGMLAMGRAMRPNYLWGFYLFPNCYNYGWEKPDYTGRCSNEVRRQNDELLWLWESSTALYPSVYLQVFLADNPRAALMVRNRIKEALRVSALPRRSGTAPVFAYMRPVFVDQNRRFLSQGDLVSTIGESAAVGVSGAVLWGASADYDDQTSCAALSSYLSTTLNPYITNVTVAAQLCSNFLCQGNGRCVRKNYNSSHYLHLNPENFRILHVQKRYLVLGRPTLTDLKALSRRFTCQCYKGFICTPRTYGELAKALIFSVKQGLYQKFHTLNKAMLDDTQQTSITKDNVKNFKV from the exons ATGTATGAATATTTACAG GTCCCAGGCcagtttctgtctctgttttacACAGACCGATTGGGTCTTTACCCACATGTAGACCTCACTAGTAGGAAACAGTTCAATGGTGGCATCCCTCAGAGAGGTAACCTGAAAGCCAGTATTAACAAGGCCAGAGCAGATATTAACTATTACATCCCATCCAA GACAAGCCGAGGCTTGGCTGTGATAGACTGGGAGGAATGGCGCCCCCTATGGGACAGAAACTGGGGCCCTAAGAGAATCTACCAGACTTTATCTGTGGCCCACCTTATGCAGACAAACCGCTCTCTCACAGTGCAGCAGGCCACAGAGAAAGCAAAACAACATTTCCAA GTGGCAGCTAAGAGTTTCATGTCAGGGATGTTGGCAATGGGCAGAGCTATGAGACCCAACTATCTCTGGGGCTTCTACCTGTTTCCTAACTGCTACAATTATGGCTGGGAAAAGCCAGACTACACAGGCCGTTGCTCCAATGAGGTGAGGAGGCAGAATGATGAGCTGCTCTGGCTGTGGGAGTCCAGCACTGCCCTCTACCCCTCTGTCTACCTGCAG GTTTTTCTGGCAGACAATCCCAGAGCCGCCCTGATGGTGAGAAACCGTATCAAGGAAGCTTTGAGAGTATCTGCCCTGCCAAGAAGGAGTGGCACTGCACCCGTGTTTGCTTACATGCGACCTGTCTTTGTTGATCAGAACAGACGTTTCCTCAGCCAG GGAGACTTGGTCAGCACCATTGGGGAGAGTGCAGCAGTGGGAGTGTCTGGCGCTGTGCTGTGGGGGGCCAGCGCTGACTATGATGACCAG ACATCTTGTGCAGCCCTCTCATCCTACCTCTCCACCACCCTCAACCCTTACATCACCAATGTCACCGTAGCCGCCCAGCTCTGCAGCAACTTCCTGTGTCAAGGGAATGGCCGCTGTGTCcgaaaaaactacaactccaGTCACTACCTCCATCTAAACCCGGAGAATTTCAGGATCCTGCATGTTCAAAAGCGCTACCTTGTCTTAGGGAGACCCACCCTCACAGACCTAAAGGCTTTGAGCAGGAGGTTTACCTGTCAATGCTACAAAGGATTCATCTGCACTCCCAGGACATACGGAGAGCTAGCCAAGGCCCTGATATTTAGTGTGAAGCAAGGGCTGTACCAAAAGTTTCACACTCTAAATAAAGCCATGTTGGACGATACCCAACAAACCAGTATTACTAAGGACAATGTTAAGAACTTCAAAGTTTAG
- the LOC116060200 gene encoding hyaluronidase PH-20-like isoform X1, whose translation MVSVTQKSRSCVLLLLSLTPSIFPLLPTSILPALTISVWPALSLSVLTTPKAFTPPLGDTNISTASFTTPATLKSSTSTVSPTSSSEAYTTTHSKSTSATSTMSPSEQTSPRCLLISSPSAYLLPHPCKRLTSPLKTIGPPLHKNLPCHLSKMTPVSSEKHSLHTVKQYPPSNSTSLPKMLSSSPLPQTASPKLPSPVSTSSLSTAFLPLTSETSPSPLAKTSPIPLPKTLTSPPEAAASRQPVPLPPPPLPHTTGPMFEHQPFIVSWNIPDLVCNRFNITLDSSPFKGVATPAKVPGQFLSLFYTDRLGLYPHVDLTSRKQFNGGIPQRGNLKASINKARADINYYIPSKTSRGLAVIDWEEWRPLWDRNWGPKRIYQTLSVAHLMQTNRSLTVQQATEKAKQHFQVAAKSFMSGMLAMGRAMRPNYLWGFYLFPNCYNYGWEKPDYTGRCSNEVRRQNDELLWLWESSTALYPSVYLQVFLADNPRAALMVRNRIKEALRVSALPRRSGTAPVFAYMRPVFVDQNRRFLSQGDLVSTIGESAAVGVSGAVLWGASADYDDQTSCAALSSYLSTTLNPYITNVTVAAQLCSNFLCQGNGRCVRKNYNSSHYLHLNPENFRILHVQKRYLVLGRPTLTDLKALSRRFTCQCYKGFICTPRTYGELAKALIFSVKQGLYQKFHTLNKAMLDDTQQTSITKDNVKNFKV comes from the exons ATGGTTTCAGTCACACAGAAGAGCAGAAGCTGTGTGCTGCTGCTTCTCTCGCTCACCCCATCAATCTTTCCCCTTCTGCCCACCTCTATCCTTCCTGCTCTCACCATCTCTGTCTGGCCTGCTCTTTCATTATCTGTCCTGACAACACCAAAAGCCTTTACCCCTCCTCTTGGTGACACAAACATATCAACCGCTTCTTTTACCACTCCTGCAACCCTAAAATCATCCACCTCCACCGTCAGCCCAACGTCTTCGTCAGAAGCCTATACCACAACTCACTCAAAATCAACGTCAGCTACATCTACAATGTCACCCTCCGAGCAAACATCCCCCAGATGCCTTCTCATATCCTCACCCTCAGCCTACTTGCTACCTCACCCCTGTAAACGTCTGACCTCACCCCTCAAAACTATAGGACCACCTCTGCACAAAAACCTACCATGTCATTTGTCCAAAATGACTCCTGTGTCTTCTGAAAAGCATTCTCTTCACACTGTTAAACAATATCCTCCCTCCAACTCAACTTCACTTCCAAAAATGTTGTCATCTTCCCCTCTACCTCAAACCGCTTCACCCAAGCTTCCCTCTCCTGTTTCGACATCATCCCTCTCCACAGCGTTCTTGCCTTTAACCTCTGAAACTTCGCCGTCTCCTCTTGCCAAGACTTCACCCATCCCTCTCCCCAAAACCCTGACATCTCCTCCAGAAGCAGCAGCCTCTCGTCAGCCAGTGCCACTTCcgcctccccctctcccccacaCTACAGGTCCAATGTTTGAGCACCAGCCTTTCATTGTTAGTTGGAACATTCCTGATCTGGTGTGCAACAGGTTCAACATCACACTAGACAGCTCACCCTTTAAAGGAGTGGCCACACCTGCTAAG GTCCCAGGCcagtttctgtctctgttttacACAGACCGATTGGGTCTTTACCCACATGTAGACCTCACTAGTAGGAAACAGTTCAATGGTGGCATCCCTCAGAGAGGTAACCTGAAAGCCAGTATTAACAAGGCCAGAGCAGATATTAACTATTACATCCCATCCAA GACAAGCCGAGGCTTGGCTGTGATAGACTGGGAGGAATGGCGCCCCCTATGGGACAGAAACTGGGGCCCTAAGAGAATCTACCAGACTTTATCTGTGGCCCACCTTATGCAGACAAACCGCTCTCTCACAGTGCAGCAGGCCACAGAGAAAGCAAAACAACATTTCCAA GTGGCAGCTAAGAGTTTCATGTCAGGGATGTTGGCAATGGGCAGAGCTATGAGACCCAACTATCTCTGGGGCTTCTACCTGTTTCCTAACTGCTACAATTATGGCTGGGAAAAGCCAGACTACACAGGCCGTTGCTCCAATGAGGTGAGGAGGCAGAATGATGAGCTGCTCTGGCTGTGGGAGTCCAGCACTGCCCTCTACCCCTCTGTCTACCTGCAG GTTTTTCTGGCAGACAATCCCAGAGCCGCCCTGATGGTGAGAAACCGTATCAAGGAAGCTTTGAGAGTATCTGCCCTGCCAAGAAGGAGTGGCACTGCACCCGTGTTTGCTTACATGCGACCTGTCTTTGTTGATCAGAACAGACGTTTCCTCAGCCAG GGAGACTTGGTCAGCACCATTGGGGAGAGTGCAGCAGTGGGAGTGTCTGGCGCTGTGCTGTGGGGGGCCAGCGCTGACTATGATGACCAG ACATCTTGTGCAGCCCTCTCATCCTACCTCTCCACCACCCTCAACCCTTACATCACCAATGTCACCGTAGCCGCCCAGCTCTGCAGCAACTTCCTGTGTCAAGGGAATGGCCGCTGTGTCcgaaaaaactacaactccaGTCACTACCTCCATCTAAACCCGGAGAATTTCAGGATCCTGCATGTTCAAAAGCGCTACCTTGTCTTAGGGAGACCCACCCTCACAGACCTAAAGGCTTTGAGCAGGAGGTTTACCTGTCAATGCTACAAAGGATTCATCTGCACTCCCAGGACATACGGAGAGCTAGCCAAGGCCCTGATATTTAGTGTGAAGCAAGGGCTGTACCAAAAGTTTCACACTCTAAATAAAGCCATGTTGGACGATACCCAACAAACCAGTATTACTAAGGACAATGTTAAGAACTTCAAAGTTTAG
- the waslb gene encoding WASP like actin nucleation promoting factor b isoform X1: MSGHPSQRRLTNVGSILLTPQENESLFNYLGRKCMSLSSAVVQVFTADRNSSWTKRCCGVACLVKDNPLRSYFIRVLDIKDGKMMFEQELYNNFSIYLPKPYFITFAGDTCQVGLNFASEEETKRFRSHVTDLIGRRQRKSEKRRDPPNGPTLPMATVDIKNPEISNVQRYHNNSQVNNIVHSSFQKREKKGKAKKKRLTKADIGTPSNFQHIGHVGWDPNTGFDLNNLDPELKNLFDMCGISEAQLKDKETSKVIYDFIEKKGGVEAVKNELRRQAPPPPPSRGGPPPPPPHHSSAPPPPPPPARGRGAPPPPPPSRAPISAPPPPPPSRPGMSAPPPPPPSRGSLPPPPPPAHASIHAAPPPPPPPSSSTPYSTGAPPPPPPPPPPPGPPPPAPPLPTEANGGDSGLPSTGKPALLSQIREGTQLKKVEQKERPVSNNTGRDALLDQIRQGIQLKAREDNTDSTPSTPAPSAGIVGALMEVMQKRSKAIHSSDEDDDDEDEEDFEDDDEWED, from the exons ATGAGTGGACATCCGTCACAACGGCGGCTAACAAATGTCGGTTCGATACTACTGACACCGCAGGAAAACGAATCCCTTTTCAATTACCTTGGCAGAAAATGCATG tcATTGTCTTCAGCAGTGGTCCAGGTGTTCACAGCAGATAGGAACTCCAGCTGGACCAAGAGATGCTGCGGAGTGGCCTGTCTGGTCAAAGACAACCCCCTACGATCCTACTTCATCAGGGTCTTGGACATCAAG GATGGTAAGATGATGTTTGAACAGGAGCTGTACAACAACTTCAGCATCTACCTCCCCAAACCTTACTTCATCACATTTGCTGGAGAT ACATGCCAAGTGGGTCTGAACTTTGCCAGTGAGGAGGAGACCAAGCGTTTTCGTAGCCACGTGACAGATCTTATTGGGAGAAGACAGAGGAAATCTG agaaaagacgtgaccctccaaATG GCCCGACGTTGCCCATGGCTACCGTCGACATCAAAAACCCAGAGATCAGCAATGTTCAGCGTTACCATAACAACTCTCAGGTGAACAACATTGTGCACTCGTCCTTCcagaagagggagaaaaaggGCAAGGCGAAGAAGAAGAGGTTGACCAAGGCAGACATCGGCACACCGAGCAACTTCCA GCACATCGGGCATGTAGGATGGGATCCGAATACAGGTTTTGAT CTAAATAACTTGGACCCAGAGCTGAAGAATCTGTTTGATATGTGCGGCATCTCCGAGGCTCAGCTGAAGGACAAGGAGACCTCGAAGGTTATCTACGACTTCATTGAGAAGAAAGGAGGCGTAGAAGCTGTCAAAAATGAGCTACGGAGACAAG ctcccccgccccctccatcCAGAGGCGGCCCTcctcccccacccccacacCACAGCTcagcccctcctcctccccctcctcctgccAGGGGGCGAGGTGCCCCGCCACCACCTCCCCCCTCCAGAGCACCCATCTCtgcgccccctcctcccccgccATCTCGACCGGGCATGTCCGCTCCACCGCCTCCCCCGCCCAGCCGAGGCTCTCTCCCACCTCCCCCTCCACCAGCCCATGCCTCAATTCATGCGGCGCCCCCcccaccacctcctccctcaTCCTCAACTCCATACAGTACCGGCGCAccgcctcctccccctcctcctcccccgccCCCTGGCCCTCCGCCCCCTGCCCCTCCGCTGCCCACCGAGGCTAACGGAGGGGACAGCGGTCTGCCCTCAACCGGCAAGCCGGCACTGCTGAGTCAGATCAGAGAAGGCACCCAGCTGAAGAAGGTGGAACAGAAAGAGAGGCCGGTGTCCAACAACACCGGCAGAGACGCACTTCTGGACCAAATCCGGCAAGGAATCCAACTCAAAGCG AGGGAAGACAACACCGACTCGACCCCTTCCACCCCGGCTCCCTCGGCAGGCATCGTCGGGGCCCTGATGGAGGTGATGCAGAAACGGAGCAAAGCTATTCACTCTTCAg ATGAGGACGATGACGATGAAGATGAGGAGGACTTtgaggatgatgatgaatgGGAGGACTAG
- the waslb gene encoding WASP like actin nucleation promoting factor b isoform X3 — protein sequence MMFCTTFLSAPSDELNYDSNGGGGGGGGGAAAVGGGGLSPGSCLSTLHCLVLPQDELYPSLPDPPAQLSISPKEPAHNLVNKMLLGVSMSTCRARDGGCIWDRVRRRRSRSASPSPSKTPQSPCSESVKGPTLPMATVDIKNPEISNVQRYHNNSQVNNIVHSSFQKREKKGKAKKKRLTKADIGTPSNFQHIGHVGWDPNTGFDLNNLDPELKNLFDMCGISEAQLKDKETSKVIYDFIEKKGGVEAVKNELRRQAPPPPPSRGGPPPPPPHHSSAPPPPPPPARGRGAPPPPPPSRAPISAPPPPPPSRPGMSAPPPPPPSRGSLPPPPPPAHASIHAAPPPPPPPSSSTPYSTGAPPPPPPPPPPPGPPPPAPPLPTEANGGDSGLPSTGKPALLSQIREGTQLKKVEQKERPVSNNTGRDALLDQIRQGIQLKAREDNTDSTPSTPAPSAGIVGALMEVMQKRSKAIHSSDEDDDDEDEEDFEDDDEWED from the exons ATGATGTTCTGCACCACCTTCCTGTCTGCTCCCTCTGATGAACTTAATTATGACAgcaatggaggaggaggaggaggaggaggaggagcagcagcagtaggagGTGGAGGTTTGAGCCCAGGGAGCTGCCTGTCCACTTTACACTGCCTGGTGCTCCCTCAGGACGAACTGTACCCATCGCTCCCCGACCCGCCTGCTCAGCTCTCCATATCCCCGAAAGAGCCAGCTCACAACTTGGTCAACAAGATGCTCCTTGGTGTCAGTATGAGCACCTGTAGAGCAAGAGATGGTGGGTGTATTTGGGACAGGGTGAGAAGGCGACGTAGCCGGTCAGCCTCGCCCTCACCCAGCAAAACACCCCAGAGTCCCTGTAGTGAGAGTGTTAAAG GCCCGACGTTGCCCATGGCTACCGTCGACATCAAAAACCCAGAGATCAGCAATGTTCAGCGTTACCATAACAACTCTCAGGTGAACAACATTGTGCACTCGTCCTTCcagaagagggagaaaaaggGCAAGGCGAAGAAGAAGAGGTTGACCAAGGCAGACATCGGCACACCGAGCAACTTCCA GCACATCGGGCATGTAGGATGGGATCCGAATACAGGTTTTGAT CTAAATAACTTGGACCCAGAGCTGAAGAATCTGTTTGATATGTGCGGCATCTCCGAGGCTCAGCTGAAGGACAAGGAGACCTCGAAGGTTATCTACGACTTCATTGAGAAGAAAGGAGGCGTAGAAGCTGTCAAAAATGAGCTACGGAGACAAG ctcccccgccccctccatcCAGAGGCGGCCCTcctcccccacccccacacCACAGCTcagcccctcctcctccccctcctcctgccAGGGGGCGAGGTGCCCCGCCACCACCTCCCCCCTCCAGAGCACCCATCTCtgcgccccctcctcccccgccATCTCGACCGGGCATGTCCGCTCCACCGCCTCCCCCGCCCAGCCGAGGCTCTCTCCCACCTCCCCCTCCACCAGCCCATGCCTCAATTCATGCGGCGCCCCCcccaccacctcctccctcaTCCTCAACTCCATACAGTACCGGCGCAccgcctcctccccctcctcctcccccgccCCCTGGCCCTCCGCCCCCTGCCCCTCCGCTGCCCACCGAGGCTAACGGAGGGGACAGCGGTCTGCCCTCAACCGGCAAGCCGGCACTGCTGAGTCAGATCAGAGAAGGCACCCAGCTGAAGAAGGTGGAACAGAAAGAGAGGCCGGTGTCCAACAACACCGGCAGAGACGCACTTCTGGACCAAATCCGGCAAGGAATCCAACTCAAAGCG AGGGAAGACAACACCGACTCGACCCCTTCCACCCCGGCTCCCTCGGCAGGCATCGTCGGGGCCCTGATGGAGGTGATGCAGAAACGGAGCAAAGCTATTCACTCTTCAg ATGAGGACGATGACGATGAAGATGAGGAGGACTTtgaggatgatgatgaatgGGAGGACTAG
- the waslb gene encoding WASP like actin nucleation promoting factor b isoform X2 — translation MSGHPSQRRLTNVGSILLTPQENESLFNYLGRKCMSLSSAVVQVFTADRNSSWTKRCCGVACLVKDNPLRSYFIRVLDIKDGKMMFEQELYNNFSIYLPKPYFITFAGDTCQVGLNFASEEETKRFRSHVTDLIGRRQRKSGPTLPMATVDIKNPEISNVQRYHNNSQVNNIVHSSFQKREKKGKAKKKRLTKADIGTPSNFQHIGHVGWDPNTGFDLNNLDPELKNLFDMCGISEAQLKDKETSKVIYDFIEKKGGVEAVKNELRRQAPPPPPSRGGPPPPPPHHSSAPPPPPPPARGRGAPPPPPPSRAPISAPPPPPPSRPGMSAPPPPPPSRGSLPPPPPPAHASIHAAPPPPPPPSSSTPYSTGAPPPPPPPPPPPGPPPPAPPLPTEANGGDSGLPSTGKPALLSQIREGTQLKKVEQKERPVSNNTGRDALLDQIRQGIQLKAREDNTDSTPSTPAPSAGIVGALMEVMQKRSKAIHSSDEDDDDEDEEDFEDDDEWED, via the exons ATGAGTGGACATCCGTCACAACGGCGGCTAACAAATGTCGGTTCGATACTACTGACACCGCAGGAAAACGAATCCCTTTTCAATTACCTTGGCAGAAAATGCATG tcATTGTCTTCAGCAGTGGTCCAGGTGTTCACAGCAGATAGGAACTCCAGCTGGACCAAGAGATGCTGCGGAGTGGCCTGTCTGGTCAAAGACAACCCCCTACGATCCTACTTCATCAGGGTCTTGGACATCAAG GATGGTAAGATGATGTTTGAACAGGAGCTGTACAACAACTTCAGCATCTACCTCCCCAAACCTTACTTCATCACATTTGCTGGAGAT ACATGCCAAGTGGGTCTGAACTTTGCCAGTGAGGAGGAGACCAAGCGTTTTCGTAGCCACGTGACAGATCTTATTGGGAGAAGACAGAGGAAATCTG GCCCGACGTTGCCCATGGCTACCGTCGACATCAAAAACCCAGAGATCAGCAATGTTCAGCGTTACCATAACAACTCTCAGGTGAACAACATTGTGCACTCGTCCTTCcagaagagggagaaaaaggGCAAGGCGAAGAAGAAGAGGTTGACCAAGGCAGACATCGGCACACCGAGCAACTTCCA GCACATCGGGCATGTAGGATGGGATCCGAATACAGGTTTTGAT CTAAATAACTTGGACCCAGAGCTGAAGAATCTGTTTGATATGTGCGGCATCTCCGAGGCTCAGCTGAAGGACAAGGAGACCTCGAAGGTTATCTACGACTTCATTGAGAAGAAAGGAGGCGTAGAAGCTGTCAAAAATGAGCTACGGAGACAAG ctcccccgccccctccatcCAGAGGCGGCCCTcctcccccacccccacacCACAGCTcagcccctcctcctccccctcctcctgccAGGGGGCGAGGTGCCCCGCCACCACCTCCCCCCTCCAGAGCACCCATCTCtgcgccccctcctcccccgccATCTCGACCGGGCATGTCCGCTCCACCGCCTCCCCCGCCCAGCCGAGGCTCTCTCCCACCTCCCCCTCCACCAGCCCATGCCTCAATTCATGCGGCGCCCCCcccaccacctcctccctcaTCCTCAACTCCATACAGTACCGGCGCAccgcctcctccccctcctcctcccccgccCCCTGGCCCTCCGCCCCCTGCCCCTCCGCTGCCCACCGAGGCTAACGGAGGGGACAGCGGTCTGCCCTCAACCGGCAAGCCGGCACTGCTGAGTCAGATCAGAGAAGGCACCCAGCTGAAGAAGGTGGAACAGAAAGAGAGGCCGGTGTCCAACAACACCGGCAGAGACGCACTTCTGGACCAAATCCGGCAAGGAATCCAACTCAAAGCG AGGGAAGACAACACCGACTCGACCCCTTCCACCCCGGCTCCCTCGGCAGGCATCGTCGGGGCCCTGATGGAGGTGATGCAGAAACGGAGCAAAGCTATTCACTCTTCAg ATGAGGACGATGACGATGAAGATGAGGAGGACTTtgaggatgatgatgaatgGGAGGACTAG
- the LOC116060166 gene encoding transmembrane protein 229A codes for MASRWRDGPRSRSEDPACSLKMPRQQEPSGKTEDAAESLRELPRWMRLYFYGMHGVTLDVLLSSLQGALTHPDPKLVGFSSPYLCIMHSLTHFALEKIYSQKRCFRGRPVVFHLVFYPSVYIGLQILMGNINILTEQVRVVSGTQLVVHYILALYFAQVFHRGLSRLQYHPPCTPDPPGKPSPEDGGHDRGPLHVLPGYVRFLFFGMQGFLDEVIFTSIFNLVEKSDRTLSGHTSLWSFLMYGSCSFVVEKLYFYLHFSRGWGTWRRLPIYICFIYTWEFTWGLVLRQFGACSWDYSHYPHNFMGLITLLYLPGWVCLSLYQDLLSNVLLRIKCTKDVNGLSGENGEVNGALESKKKRL; via the coding sequence ATGGCCAGTCGGTGGCGAGACGGTCCTCGCAGCCGTTCAGAAGACCCCGCCTGTAGCCTAAAAATGCCCCGCCAACAAGAACCGTCCGGAAAGACAGAGGACGCGGCGGAGTCGCTGCGGGAGCTACCGCGATGGATGCGGCTTTACTTCTACGGCATGCACGGCGTAACTCTGGATGTCCTGCTCTCATCATTACAGGGGGCTTTAACTCATCCGGATCCCAAACTGGTGGGCTTTTCCTCTCCGTATCTTTGCATTATGCATTCACTGACCCACTTTGCACTGGAGAAGATCTACTCACAGAAGAGGTGTTTCCGAGGTCGGCCTGTGGTGTTTCATCTTGTTTTCTACCCGTCTGTGTACATCGGGCTGCAGATCCTGATGGGGAACATCAACATTTTGACCGAGCAGGTGAGGGTGGTATCTGGCACGCAGCTGGTTGTACACTACATCCTGGCTCTCTATTTTGCCCAGGTGTTTCACAGAGGGCTGTCAAGACTGCAGTATCACCCCCCCTGTACCCCCGACCCCCCCGGCAAACCCAGCCCGGAGGATGGCGGTCATGATCGGGGGCCTCTTCACGTTCTCCCCGGCTATGTGCGTTTCTTGTTCTTTGGGATGCAGGGCTTTCTGGACGAGGTGATTTTCACCTCCATTTTCAACCTTGTGGAGAAGTCTGACCGGACCCTCAGCGGTCACACGTCCCTGTGGTCTTTTCTGATGTACGGGAGCTGCAGCTTCGTGGTAGAAAAGCTCTACTTTTACCTGCACTTCAGCAGAGGCTGGGGGACGTGGCGGCGGCTCCCCATCTACATCTGCTTCATCTACACCTGGGAGTTCACCTGGGGTCTGGTCCTGAGGCAGTTTGGCGCCTGCTCCTGGGACTACTCCCATTATCCTCACAACTTCATGGGACTCATCACGCTCCTCTACTTGCCAGGCTGGGTCTGCCTCAGTCTGTACCAGGACTTACTGTCTAATGTGCTGCTGAGAATCAAGTGCACCAAAGACGTAAATGGTTTGAGTGGGGAGAATGGTGAGGTCAATGGAGCACTGGAGTCTAAGAAAAAACGACTTTAA
- the LOC116060200 gene encoding hyaluronidase PH-20-like isoform X2, whose translation MFLPQVPGQFLSLFYTDRLGLYPHVDLTSRKQFNGGIPQRGNLKASINKARADINYYIPSKTSRGLAVIDWEEWRPLWDRNWGPKRIYQTLSVAHLMQTNRSLTVQQATEKAKQHFQVAAKSFMSGMLAMGRAMRPNYLWGFYLFPNCYNYGWEKPDYTGRCSNEVRRQNDELLWLWESSTALYPSVYLQVFLADNPRAALMVRNRIKEALRVSALPRRSGTAPVFAYMRPVFVDQNRRFLSQGDLVSTIGESAAVGVSGAVLWGASADYDDQTSCAALSSYLSTTLNPYITNVTVAAQLCSNFLCQGNGRCVRKNYNSSHYLHLNPENFRILHVQKRYLVLGRPTLTDLKALSRRFTCQCYKGFICTPRTYGELAKALIFSVKQGLYQKFHTLNKAMLDDTQQTSITKDNVKNFKV comes from the exons ATGTTTCTTCCGCAGGTCCCAGGCcagtttctgtctctgttttacACAGACCGATTGGGTCTTTACCCACATGTAGACCTCACTAGTAGGAAACAGTTCAATGGTGGCATCCCTCAGAGAGGTAACCTGAAAGCCAGTATTAACAAGGCCAGAGCAGATATTAACTATTACATCCCATCCAA GACAAGCCGAGGCTTGGCTGTGATAGACTGGGAGGAATGGCGCCCCCTATGGGACAGAAACTGGGGCCCTAAGAGAATCTACCAGACTTTATCTGTGGCCCACCTTATGCAGACAAACCGCTCTCTCACAGTGCAGCAGGCCACAGAGAAAGCAAAACAACATTTCCAA GTGGCAGCTAAGAGTTTCATGTCAGGGATGTTGGCAATGGGCAGAGCTATGAGACCCAACTATCTCTGGGGCTTCTACCTGTTTCCTAACTGCTACAATTATGGCTGGGAAAAGCCAGACTACACAGGCCGTTGCTCCAATGAGGTGAGGAGGCAGAATGATGAGCTGCTCTGGCTGTGGGAGTCCAGCACTGCCCTCTACCCCTCTGTCTACCTGCAG GTTTTTCTGGCAGACAATCCCAGAGCCGCCCTGATGGTGAGAAACCGTATCAAGGAAGCTTTGAGAGTATCTGCCCTGCCAAGAAGGAGTGGCACTGCACCCGTGTTTGCTTACATGCGACCTGTCTTTGTTGATCAGAACAGACGTTTCCTCAGCCAG GGAGACTTGGTCAGCACCATTGGGGAGAGTGCAGCAGTGGGAGTGTCTGGCGCTGTGCTGTGGGGGGCCAGCGCTGACTATGATGACCAG ACATCTTGTGCAGCCCTCTCATCCTACCTCTCCACCACCCTCAACCCTTACATCACCAATGTCACCGTAGCCGCCCAGCTCTGCAGCAACTTCCTGTGTCAAGGGAATGGCCGCTGTGTCcgaaaaaactacaactccaGTCACTACCTCCATCTAAACCCGGAGAATTTCAGGATCCTGCATGTTCAAAAGCGCTACCTTGTCTTAGGGAGACCCACCCTCACAGACCTAAAGGCTTTGAGCAGGAGGTTTACCTGTCAATGCTACAAAGGATTCATCTGCACTCCCAGGACATACGGAGAGCTAGCCAAGGCCCTGATATTTAGTGTGAAGCAAGGGCTGTACCAAAAGTTTCACACTCTAAATAAAGCCATGTTGGACGATACCCAACAAACCAGTATTACTAAGGACAATGTTAAGAACTTCAAAGTTTAG